Proteins from a genomic interval of Cotesia glomerata isolate CgM1 unplaced genomic scaffold, MPM_Cglom_v2.3 scaffold_1694, whole genome shotgun sequence:
- the LOC123273927 gene encoding single-minded homolog 2-like: TLDGFIFVVAPDGKIMYISETASVHLGLSQVELTGNSIYEYIHPVDHNEMHDVLNSPPPILNRSFLLPNAHGNIEIERAFFIRMKCVLAKRNAGLVTSGWK; this comes from the coding sequence ACTCTCGATGGATTTATATTCGTAGTAGCACCTGATGGAAAAATAATGTATATTAGTGAGACTGCAAGTGTACATTTGGGTCTTTCACAAGTTGAATTAACCGGCAACAGTATTTACGAGTATATTCATCCAGTTGATCATAATGAGATGCATGATGTATTGAATTCACCACCTCCTATATTAAATCGATCGTTTCTATTACCCAATGCTCATGGAAACATTGAAATAGAACGAGCATTCTTCATTAGGATGAAATGCGTGTTAGCTAAAAGAAACGCTGGACTCGTT